The DNA window TGGGGCGATTCTGTTGAACCGCAGGCAATTGAGATGCTCCTAACGGAGCATCCAGATGTGAAAGCGGTGTTTGCAACGCTCTGTGAGACATCGACCGGTGCTTTGCACGATATTGAGGCGTTGGCGAGTCTAACGCGAGTTCGTCCAACACTCCTCGTTGTTGATGCTGTCAGTGCCCTCGCTGCCGACGATTTACAGATGGATAATTGGGGGGTGGACGTTGTTGTTTCCTGCTCGCAGAAAGGATTGATGACACCGCCCGGTCTGGCGTTTGCTGCGCTCAATCAACGGGCATGGGATGCCGTTGCGTGTTCTGACCTTCCGAAATACTATTTTGACTTCCGAAAAGCGCACCAGAGCGGTTTGGAGGGGTCTGTCCCCTATACACCAGCGATAACACTGCTGACGGCACTACAATGTGCCTTAAATCGCATTTGTGCAGAGGGTATCCGCAATACCATTGCCCGACACAATCGTTTGGCGGTCGCGACCCGAAGTGCGGTTAAAGCACTCGGTCTCTCCCTTTTTGCCGCCTCTCCTGCGAATACTTTGACCTCTATTCGCTTACCAGTAGAAATTGATGGAAAGGCGTTTATCAATCTGATGCGCGACACTTATGGTGTCACCTATGCAGGCGGTCAGAGTCAGTTAAGCGGAAAAATCGTCAGGATTGCACATCTCGGCTGGATGAATGAGAACGATGCTATTGTTGCTATCTCCGCCTTCGAGCGGGGTCTCAGCTCCATCGGATATGAAGTTCCACTGGGTGCTGGCGTTACGGCTGCACAGGAAGCTTTTAAATGTTCGTGAGGCGAGAAATGAGGCGTTTTTTAATTGAGGCTTTCCTCTTGTATCCGCCTGTGTGTTTTGCTTGGGGTATTTGATAGGGTGTTTCTGCGTATTTCTGCGTATTGTTGCAGGCTGCTATCTTGGATGGAATGAAAAACCGTAGCCTGTAATGAAATTAGGTTCTCCTTAAATTGCATAATTTGTCTTTGCTTTACATTTGGAGGGCGGGTATACGGGAAGGTAGGTCATTATCCACGCCCACCTGACCGGACCGCAAGGAAAATTAAAAACACACTTTTTGATGCATCTTACGAACACCGAAAAAAGCCGCTATTGACCCAAACGCTTGAGCGTCTGCGTCCCATCTATAGTAAGTCTGAATTGAACGTTTTACGTATTGACAGTATGAGTCGAGAGGGTTTAGCACAACGCTCTGGACGCGGATTTGTCAATCGCGATATTCTTGAAACCGTGCTCGGCAATTTGTTGGAATGTGTCGCACCGGGATCGCATAACGCACCGCAGCTGCGTAACCAAAGACGTGAACTCTCAGCAGCGATTGAAGAGGTGGCCGACCAGTTATATGCGATGGTAGCACAATCGTTTTTGGCTGTTACGGACGAAACGCGCCTCGGTGCTGCGCTTGAAACCGCTTTTTCGCTCCTCTGGGAACTGCCACGTCTCAAGAGTCGCGCGCTCTGGAATCGCTTCGCCTCTCTTAAAGATCCCGCTGTCTGGGATGCCTATCTTCTCCACACAGGTATCTCGCGCGAAAAACTCGCCGCACTTGATTTTCGTTCTCAAGTTGATACCGCAATTCAGGAACGAACCTTTGAACCCTACCAAGACTTTCTGGGGAGTTTGAATCTCGCATCTGTTTTGGATTATCAACTCCAATTGGTAGGAAGTACGTATCCCGGTTGGCGAGTGCTTTTTTACCACGATGTCGCACACGCTTTAACACGAAGCGATGACCTTGAGGAGAGTCCAAACATTCATAGAATCCCGGTCCCGTTGTTGCCGCGCGCCATCTCGGAGCTCGGTGGACGCTACTATCAAGCCGATTTACATCCAGAAACACAGATAGGCGATGCCAATTTCTTAGAACATCCGC is part of the Candidatus Poribacteria bacterium genome and encodes:
- a CDS encoding alanine--glyoxylate aminotransferase family protein encodes the protein MVKRMKKKLLFTPGPTPIPPEALLAMAQPIDYHRSDAAITLIKDVLEKLKHVFQTENDVLFLTSSGTGAMEGAVVNLLSRGDKVIVIQSGKFGERWNDICIAYGIEVIRIDVTWGDSVEPQAIEMLLTEHPDVKAVFATLCETSTGALHDIEALASLTRVRPTLLVVDAVSALAADDLQMDNWGVDVVVSCSQKGLMTPPGLAFAALNQRAWDAVACSDLPKYYFDFRKAHQSGLEGSVPYTPAITLLTALQCALNRICAEGIRNTIARHNRLAVATRSAVKALGLSLFAASPANTLTSIRLPVEIDGKAFINLMRDTYGVTYAGGQSQLSGKIVRIAHLGWMNENDAIVAISAFERGLSSIGYEVPLGAGVTAAQEAFKCS